The proteins below come from a single Stomoxys calcitrans chromosome 1, idStoCalc2.1, whole genome shotgun sequence genomic window:
- the LOC131994148 gene encoding uncharacterized protein LOC131994148, whose translation MDPEQTPVKTKAYFKQQWQQQETAQGSRGPGRSIPRRRRPLESRRRTSKSPRPQRLQLPPCYVRLERMVTKPVSRPVVAVRPIPRPAMAPGQTSGEAQPRLRPATPPAQRPLVEPLVRRPTAPIQDTIVLSSDSEGPPTQTRPYRLLPRRPPTPPLEVIQIVELSSDEEVLPNSLPRPFRFVPSNPPTPPPEVSPAQSSDESSAEELGVMGPAPAVSTSPRYVDSTASETEMPTSRRNPRLTATRVPTPPPARLSSAIVVPTPPLQRNYAYNCQERLPDEVQPALQRHIRVALAFHVPHRQYKKVVEICGRRYRIMVNRQGKVFVMPR comes from the coding sequence ATGGATCCCGAACAGACCCCGGTGAAAACAAAGGCCTATTTCAAGCAGCAGTGGCAACAGCAAGAGACTGCACAAGGCAGCCGAGGCCCCGGCCGATCAATTCCCCGCAGAAGGCGCCCGCTAGAATCCCGCAGACGGACCTCGAAGTCTCCTCGGCCACAGCGGTTGCAGCTACCCCCGTGCTACGTAAGGCTGGAGAGGATGGTGACCAAGCCCGTCTCGCGCCCGGTAGTGGCGGTGCGACCAATACCCAGGCCAGCCATGGCACCGGGGCAAACTAGCGGTGAGGCGCAACCCAGGCTGAGGCCAGCAACACCCCCGGCACAGAGACCGCTGGTGGAACCCCTAGTGCGTAGGCCGACCGCACCCATCCAGGACACAATCGTCCTGTCGTCAGACTCCGAGGGGCCGCCGACACAGACGCGGCCATACCGGTTGCTACCTAGACGTCCACCGACGCCCCCGCTGGAGGTAATACAAATTGTGGAATTGTCATCCGACGAGGAGGTACTGCCAAACTCGCTACCGCGCCCCTTCAGGTTCGTACCCTCAAATCCACCGACCCCGCCGCCCGAGGTATCCCCAGCTCAGAGTTCCGATGAGTCATCAGCTGAGGAGCTAGGCGTGATGGGACCTGCACCGGCTGTGTCGACGTCGCCGCGTTACGTTGATTCGACCGCTTCCGAGACGGAGATGCCGACGTCCAGGCGAAACCCACGCTTGACAGCGACCCGGGTCCCGACCCCGCCACCAGCACGATTGTCCAGCGCAATTGTGGTACCGACGCCACCTCTACAGCGGAACTACGCCTACAACTGCCAAGAGCGCTTGCCGGACGAGGTCCAGCCGGCCCTCCAACGCCACATCCGGGTAGCCCTAGCCTTCCATGTGCCGCATCGGCAGTACAAGAAGGTAGTGGAGATCTGCGGCCGCCGCTACCGCATTATGGTTAACCGCCAAGGGAAGGTGTTCGTAATGCCGAGATGA